The bacterium genome contains the following window.
GGAGTTTGTTGTTATTGTTGGACCAAATTTTACACAATAAACGAAACGTATTAGAGTTGCCTAGGTTATTTTATAATCGCCCATGCGAGATAGTCTAAAATTGGAACTATTATCAATTTTTGCTATACTGACTACATGAAAAAAATAAGGACTGTTCTCATTGTATTGGGTCTGGTTATTGCTTTGGTTCCGGTATTTCTATCAGTTGCAGGAGGCTTTAAGAATTTAGTAATTGAGGCACTCGGTTTATTAGTTGCTGTTTTATCTTATCTATACGTTCATGAACAGCAAAAAAAGAACTAACAGTTCAAAGAATCTAAAATATATTAAACATCTTCTTGGAGGCAAGAACGTGCCTTTTATTTTAGGTGGGTTATTTTTATTAACCATAGTTTTGTTTGTTTTACCTAATATCCTTTCTGTAACTTTTGATGCGAGTCACATGAAGGCAAAGGTTAGTGATTCTGTTTCAGCATCAGCGTTAGGTCAATCAGCCTCAACGTCGAGCGATACAAATCAGGTTCTATCGGCAAGCGCCATTGCATCTTCATCGTCAATTATTGCCTTTGATCCAAATAGTTCAATCATACAAACTCAAGCCGGCGCAACTCATTTAAAGACACCTGTAGCACTTAAGGCTGTCTATATGTCTAGTTGGGTTGCTGGATCAAATGATTTTAAAAATAGAATAAAAAAAATGATTGCGGATTCTGAATTAAATGCCGTTGTCATAGACTTTAAGGATTCAACAGGAATGCTTTCTGCAAAAACAGGTGTACCTGAAATTGATAATGAGGGATGTACCGAGAATAGAATTAGTGACATCAAAGGTCTTATAAAGGAATTTCATGATTTAAATATTTATGTAATCGCAAGAGTCGCTGTTTTTCAGGATTCTTGTCTAGCTAAAAAACATCCAGAATATTCTGTAAAAAGAAAAAGCGATGGTCTTATTTGGAAGGATAGAAAAGGGATGTCTTGGATGTACGCTGGATCAAAAGAAGTTTGGGATTACAATATAAAAATTGCCAGGGTTGCATATTCAATAGGTTTTGATGAAGTTAATCTGGACTATATAAGATTCCCGTCAGATGGAAACATGAAGGATCTAAGCTATCCGGTAGCTATTGTTAATGACCCAATTGCACAAAAACCAAAACCAGCTGTAGTTAAGGCGCCAAAGGTAAGCACTAAAGCTGGTACTAAAATTTCCAACAAAGCTTCTGTTATTGTAGCTGTTGCAGCTACTACCACTGAACTGATACCAATAACTGAAGCTACCGTTATCTCCACAACTACCATCGCATATGATGATTTAAGTTTAAATACTAGGGCTAATATATTATCGAGATTCTTTACCTACATGGATGGCGAGCTTAGAAAAAGTGGAGACAATAGACCTAAAATTTCTGCTGATGTTTTTGGAATGGTTGCAACAAATACAGATGACTTGGGTATCGGTCAATTACTAGAAAAGATTTTACCTCATGTTGATTATGTTTCTCCTATGGTTTATCCATCGCACTTTGGACCAGGTTGGAACGGTTACACAAAGCCTGCAACCAGACCTTATGATGTTATATTTGTTTCAATGAGTAAGGCAGTTGCACGAGCAAAGGCAATAGGTCAGGATCCTTTAAAATTAAGACCATGGCTTCAAGATTTTAATATGGGTGCAACATATACTCCCGCAATGGTTAAGGCTCAGATTACAGCAGCATACGACGCTGGGCTTACTAGTTGGATGATGTGGGACCCCGGAAATAAATATAGTAGTACAAAACCTATTCTATTACAGAAATAATTTCAATTTTAAAAGTAATGAATCTTGCAGAGGTGTGATATTCACATAGCGTTAAAACTTTTTTGGCATTATACTGTATACAGTAATCTATACATTAATTAATATATGCAAGACGATGAAAAAGTAACATACTTCGCAGAGACTGATGCTAGAAATAAGCATATTCGTTTTGGTATTAAGGCAAAGGATAGAGCTCGCCATGTTTATACTATTGGAAAGACAGGTATGGGTAAATCAACTCTACTTGAAAATCTAGCTATACAAGACATTCAGAACGGTGAAGGAATTGCCTTTGTTGATCCACATGGAAAGTCTGCGGATTTACTTTTAGAGTACATTCCAGAACATCGTAAAAAAGACGTTGTATACTTTGCTCCCTTTGACCTTGATTTTCCTATTGCTTTTAATGTTCTTGAGGATGTTGGTATCACAAAGAGACACCTTGTTGCAAATGGTTTGATGAGTGCGTTTAAGACAATCTGGGCTGATGCTTTTTCTGCCAGAATGGAATATATTTTAAATAATATAATGCTTGCTCTTTTGGAGTACCCTGGTTCAACACTGATGTCAGTTAACAGAATGCTTACAGACAAGGAATTTAGAGCCACTATTGTTGCTAATGTTACAGACCCTACTGTTAAGGCTTTTTGGATTGATGAATATGGAAAGTATACAGAAAAATTTGCAGCAGAAGCGGCTCCTGCAATTCAAAACAAAGTTGGACAATTTGTTGGTAACCCACTTGTTAGAAACATTATTGGTCAACCTGTATCTGGTTTTGATATTAGAGAGATAATGGATAATAAGAAAATTTTGATAATCAACTTATCAAAAGGACGAGTAGGCGAGGCAAATGCAAATCTTTTGGGAGCAATGTTAATTACAAAAATTTATCTTGCAGCTATGTCTCGTGCTGATTTGAAAGAGGAAGATATAAAAAAAGCACCTCAGTTTTATTTATATGTGGACGAGTTTCAAAACTTTGCAAATGACTCTTTTGCTGACATTTTATCTGAAGCTAGAAAATATAAATTAAGTTTAACTATTGCAAATCAATACGTAGAACAAATGCCAGAAGAAGTTAGGGCTGCTGTTTTTGGAAACGTAGGAACAATGATTACTTTTAGAATTGGGGCTTATGATGCTGCCGTTTTTGAAAAGGAATACGCACCAGAGTTTACAGCAGAGGATTTGGTGAACCTGCAGCAATATCAAATGTATTTGAAGTTAATGATCGATGGAGTTACATCTCGTCCATTTTCTGCAATCGGCATGGCTCCAATTAAGAAGCCGGAGGTTTCCTATGTTGAAGAAATTCTTAATCTCTCGCGAGCTCAATTTGCTAACCCAAGAGAAAAAATTGAAGAAGACATCAGAAATTGGCACGTTGAAAAGATTGGCGTAAAGACACCTTCTAAAACATCAATAACTACTGGGTCTACAGATAGAGGTGATGACAGACCAAGTGCAAGAGCGAGTGATAGGGTTGCCGAGAGGGATGGCGATAGATCCAGCTCAAGAACATCAAGTAGAGCTCGTGATGATGGTAGGTCCAGCATGGGGTCTGGTGATAGGTCAAGTCTTAGGTCTGGTGAAAGATCTGTAAGCAGACAGTCTGATAGACCTACACAAAGCTCAATTTCCGAAAGATTAGATGATAATAGACCTGATTTAAGATTGGTACAAAAACCTGTGGTTTCCAATGTTGAGAGGACAGCTGAAAAACCTAGAGAAAAAATAGTAAAATCTGAAAGTATACCTGCCAATGAAGTTATTTCATTGCCGCCGCAACAAAAAACACAGTCAATCGCACAACATCCTGTGTATATACCTAAACCTGTATTAGTGCCACAGCCTGCATTGGTCAAACCACAACCCGTCCGCCCCGTTTCTTTGAATTCACTAGCTGGCGCAACTGAAAATAAATTTAAAAATAATCAAAAGGAAATCAAACCAGAAAATGTTGCCGCACTGAGGAATGCTTTGCTTTCGGTAATGGGGGAGAGTTCTTCATCTATTCAAAATGTAGAAAAACAAACAGAGCAGGGTTCAAAAAACGAATCAGTAAAAAGCGAACCTGAAAAAAATGAATCTGTAAATAATAATAGAAGGGAAGCAGAACAAAATATTTCTAATAGAAGAAATGGTGAATTGACACCGGATGCATTAAAGAGAATATTGGATATTGAACAGTAGAAAAACTAATTGAAAGAAACTGGATTGAAGAAAACACACTAATAACAGAAAAAAAAAGGGGGGGGGCTAGATCTTTATCCAACCAAGCGGAGTAACATCATTTGTATTTGCACGAGAGTCCTTAACCCATCTTTTTGGAGCTATTACAATCTTGTCTTTTTTTGGATTAAGCCATGCACCCCACCAACTAAAGGATGAGTTTGCTATAATATTGTGATTACAATATCCCATAAGAATAAGTTCCTCATGGTCTAAAATTTCTGGTCTTGAAACACAAACAAATGGTACATCTGTCTTTAGGTTCTCCTTAACCCAGGATATATCATCTGAGAAGACAAATAAAACCAATTGCTTTCCACACAGCTTTGCTTGTAGGGTGGATATTGCTCTTTGATAATATGTCATATCAAGTGCACCATGATATGCCGCTGCATATTTATTTGTAGTATAATCACATCTTCTTATATGAACTGACGCGCTGACCCCACCGTTATCAGCAACTTGTTTTATTCTATCTCTAAAAAGTTTTGCTTTCTCACCAAGTTTTTCTTTTAGAGTAAGGTCAGATCTTAATATGGTTTCAATATTAGAAAAATATTTTTCACTTTGCCAAAAACCCTCCACGTGTGAACCATCCTTAATGTCTAGATTTTCAGGTGTAAAGATATATCCATTATAAGGATTAGCTGTATTTTTTATCGCATTCTTTGCTTTTTCATACAATCTCTTGAAAAGACTAATATTGGAGTCATTAACATCATTTGATATTGACGCCTGCAGATTGAAGCAGTTTATTTGAAGCTCTCGTTCAGTGTCTATTTCTGACTGATTGTCATATCCAGATACGTCAAGAATAAGAGGGGTCTCCAGTTTTAGAGAAACAGCTCTACCGTATGCATATTGAAATAGCTGGTTTCCCAAACCGCCCTTTAATTTAACCGTTATCATATAATCTTAGTGTACGATTTTTAGCACTATTTTACAAATAGACAGATTGGCTAGTCTGTGTCTTTAAGCTTTTAATCCTGAAAATGGTAAACGACTATGATATACTTTTGCCATTATGAATAAAACAAACAGTTCAATTTGCGAATTTTTGAAATACGCAATAATCGGCCTAGTTTTTCTAGTGCCCTTCGCAGATTTAGTAATATCAGAGTCTCTATATTTCCCGTTTATAACAGGTAAGGGTTTTGTAGCCAGGGCAATAGTCCTAGTTATTGCTCTTCTTTATACATCTTTGGTTATCAGAGACAGAAGCTATTTACCTAAGAAAACGCCTGTTGTTTGGGCTGCAACAACTTTTATTTTGGTATTGCTAGCTTCAACAATAAACTCTATTGATCCATGGAAGAGTTTTTGGAGTAATCAAGAAAGAATGGAAGGTTTTGTCACACTAGCTGAAATGTTTGTTTTATTTATTGTATCAACTGGTGTTTTTTCAAATGTGTTTGCAAGAACCTCAAAAGAGAAAGGAATATCAACAGCTTCGCCTTCAGATTTTGGTGTTTGGAAATGGTTTTTAAATACAATGCTTGCACTCAGCGTTATTATGGGTATTTATGCATTCTCAAAAATGCAGAACGCTGATGATCGTATCTTTGGAACATTGGGTAACTCTTCTTATTTGGGAGGTTACGCAATGGCGCATTTCTTCCTTGCAATGTATTTGGCGATAGACGTTATTAAAAGAATGTCATTATCTCTTAGAAAAATACCTGTTAAGGCTCGCGAGAATTTTATTTTCATTGATGTATTTCTTTCATTAATTTATGTTGCTGTAGGAATATTTAACCTTGCTGTGATGTATCAAACAGGAACAAGAGGTTCTTTTGTTGGACTAGTAGCGGGGCTATTTATTACCGCCGTAATTTGGGCTATAGCTGAGAGAAAATTGCCAATATTTAGATGGATTGGAATTGTGTCACTAGTTATAGTTGTGGCCATTGTTGCTTTCCTTGGAGTTAATAAAAATTCTAATTTTGTTAAAACTAACAATCAACTGAATAGATTTGCTCAACTTATTACATGGGATGTAAGCAAGGTTCTGTCTGATCAAGGTCATTCAAGAACAATGCTTTGGAAAATGTCATACGAGGGTGTAAAAGAAAGACCGTTGTTAGGATGGGGACAAGATAATTTTCCTTATGTATTTGCAAAGTACTATGATCCAGCTATGTATGCACAAGAGTCATGGTTTGATAGAACTCATGATGTATTCTTTGACTGGCTAATCGCAGCTGGATTTTTAGGCCTACTGTCATATTTGGCATTATTCTTGTCTGCGATATATACATTGTGGAAAAAAATTAACGATGATTGGAGTGTGACAGAAAGGGCGGTGATTACCGGAATGCTTATTGCATACTTTGTTCACAATATATTTGTGTTCGACAACCTTGCAAGTTACATCTTCTTCTTCACAATTCTGGCGTTTATAAACACTCGTGGACAAGGGAATATTGAGTCAAAGAGTATTCCTTTGGTTAAAGGTAATTCTGTTTGGATTCTTGACGTTGTTGCTGTTATTTTAACTGGTTATGTAATATGGATTGCTGTTCTATCGCCATATAATTCAAGTGGACAGTTAATTCAATCTATGCAAGATAAGCAACAAACTCTTGTTGGTGGTAAGGCTCAGATAGTAGCAGCAGACCCTAAGGTTAGATTTGGACTAATTAAAGATGTTTTGAGTGCAAATAATCTAACTAGATCAGAAGCTCGCGAGAGATTGGTAGATATTTCTGTCGCAGCGATTACGCAGTCCGCAAAGACTGATCCAGCTTTTGCTAAAGAAGTTTATGATTATACAGTGGATCAATACGGTAAAGAATTTGCTGCTTCAAAAATGGATCCAAGACCATACTTTTTCTATTCTATATTCCAACAAAAGCTTGGTATGAATGCAGGAGCGTTAGAGACAATTAAAAAAGCAGTGGATCTTTCTCCAACTAAGCAGTCATTCTTGTATACGGAAGGTCAATTGTTAATGACGTTAAACAGAAGAGATGAAAGTACAGAAGTATTTAGAAAAGCTTACGAACTTGATAAAACAAACGTAGATGCTCTAAAGTATTATGCATATAGTCTAATAGAGAATAATAAAGCAGGGGACATAGATGCATTATTAAATGAACAAGTTAAGATTGACCCAACATTCAAAAATGATTCTGTTTGGGCTGATCCCATGGTCCTACAGGCGCTACTTGATACAAAATCATTTGAAAAAGCAATTTCAATTGCAAAACAAAGAATCGTAAATAATCCGCAAGACATACAGGCTGTAATTTCACTATCTGCTATATATCTTAAGGCGGGTGATAGATATGCTTCTATAGAGGAACTAAAGAAAATAAAAGCACTTAAGCCTGAATATACAGCTGACGTTGATAAGTATATTAAGGATATACAAGATGGAAAGGATCCTTCCTCACAACAGACTCAATAGTAGGATGGATCTAGGTGAGGTAAAGTGAGATTGTACCAGCACGTCATTTCTCAATCGCACAAATACCTAAATAAACATGACAATATTTTTTGGTCCGCACAGCTTAAGAAACAAAATTCACACACTAATGTCCAAAACCTGGCTTGGTGTGGTTTTTGAATTTACAATAATTATTTTTGCAATTATCGGACTTCTTTTTGCATCTGTTTTTGTAGGTATGCGATTTGGACTATTAAATGTTAAAGGCACAATAGATGAAAGAAATAAGTTTTTCATAGGTTCAGATACAGGTTCTACATCTACGTCCACGTCAATAGATTCAAATGCTCAAACAGGAGATTCAAGAGGTCTTAGTCCCGTGAGTATAAGTGATGAAAATACAAGATTAAATCTAGCTATAATTGGAAAGATAGAATCAGAGTTTAGAAAAAATATGACTGAGGTTAGAAAATCTATTTTTCCGGATATAAGTTTTGCATGGATAAATACAAGTGAATGGCAAACATTAACAGCGGCTCTGACAAAAGATAAAGAGGTGATTAAAAAAGCGGCTAATGACGCATCTATTAGTCCACGTCTTTTAGTTGCTGTTGTTATCGCAGAGCAAATAAGATTTTTTACTTCTGACAGAGAAACATTTAAGAAGTTTTTTGAGCCTTTGAAAATACTAGGAACATTATCTCAGTTTTCACTAGGAGTTAGTGGTGTTAAACCAGATACTGCAAAGGCAATAGAAGATAATTTAAAAAACCCAAATTCTGAATTTTATATTTCTAAAGAATATGAAAATCTTTTGGATTATGAGACTGTTCAGAATGATGCAGATAGGTATGCGCGCCTAACAGACAGTCACAATCATTATTATTCTTATTTATATACAGCTTTGTTTATAAAAGAGATTGAATCACAATGGTCCAGAGCAGGCTATGATATCTCTAATAGACCAGAAATCATTTCAACAATTTTTAATTTAGGTTTTTCAAAATCTATTCCTAAAAATAATCCTGAAGTTGCTGGTTCTGTAATAAACATTGGAGGAGAAAAAATTTCTTTTGGTAGATTGTCTTACGAGTTTTACTATTCAGGAGAGTTACTAGATATTTTTGGATTCTAATAATATTCTAACGCTTTGTAAATTAAAAAATAAATAAATAAAAAATATTTTATAAAAATAAAAATAAAAATAAAAAAGTTATCCACAATTATTTTGTAAATAAAATTGTTATTAATTAAAAAATGTTAGATAATTAACTTAACTACATGTGCATCGTCGGCGCGTGTAACATTAAAAAAATAATTTCAATAATAATATGGCAGCAAAAAAGAAAGTAGCAGCAAAGAAAGTAGTTAAGAAAGCTGTGAAGAAAGTAGTTAAGAAAGTTGCAAAGAAAGCTGTGAAGAAGGCAGTGAAGAAAGCAGCTCCAAAGAAGAAAGTTGCAGCAAAGAAGAAATAATCCAAAAGATTTTTTCCACTTTAATAAGAACCTCGCTTAGGCGGGGTTTTTATTTTGTTTAAATATATTTATGTAAGAAGAAAGTAATTTACGCTCGGTATTCTCTTTCTTTTCTGTGGCCTTTATGAGGCGTCTATTTTGTGCTAAAATGGCCCTATATGAGTATTATATCTGATCTGTTTTCCATCTCTAAAAAGCAGGTGGCTAAGTATAGAAAAATCGTTGATATTATCAATGGATTTGAGCCTTCTATACAAGCCTTATCTGATGAGGAGTTAAAAGCAAAAACTGAGGAGTTTAGAAACCGTTTAAATGGCGGGGCTGTTTTGAATGACATTCTACCAGAGGCTTTTGCTGTTGTTAGAGAGGCTTCACACAGAACCCTTGGTCAACGCCATTATGATGTTCAGTTAATAGGAGGTCTAGTTCTTCACAATGGAAATATTGCAGAAATGAAAACTGGAGAAGGAAAGACTTTGATGGCAACACTAGCTGCGTACCTGAATGCAGTTTCAGGAAAAGGAGTTCATGTTGTAACTGTTAATGATTATCTTGCAAGAAGAGATGCTGCTTGGATGGGAGAAATTTATTATGCACTTGGATTATCTACCGGTGTTGTTAATGAAGGGGAGTCTTACCTTTATGATCCAGCTGCTGTTGTAGAAAGATTAGGCGAAGAGGCAGAAGAAAAACTAGAGAAAAAAGAAGATGAAGTCGGGGCATTTAAAATTGTCTATGAACTACTTAGACCAACAGACAAGAAGTCTGCGTACCTAGCTGATATAACTTATGGAACAAATAATCAATTTGGGTTTGACTATCTACGTGACAACCTAGAACAAAGACCAGATGATCTAAGACAAAGAGAATTTAATTATGCGATTGTTGACGAGGTTGACTCAATTTTGATTGATGAATCAAGAACTCCCTTGATCATTGCATCTCCTTATGCTGATTCAGGAAACTTATATGTAACTTTTGCAGAACTATCAAAACATTTAGAAAAAGATGTTCACTACGTTGTTGATGAAAAATTCAAAACAATATCTGTAACGGACGCTGGAATTGATGCTGCAGAGAAAAGCCTTGGAGTAACTAATATATATAGTGAGGGTGGTGTTAAGTATGTTCACCATATGGAAACCGCCATTAGAGCAAAGGCATTGTTCCATAGAGATGTTGATTACATAGTAAAGGATAATGAAGTTATGATTGTTGATCCTTCAACAGGAAGACTTCAACCAGGTAGAAGATGGTCAGAGGGTTTACATCAAGCTATTGAAGCTAAGGAAGGAGTAGAAATTAAAAAAGAATCAAGAACTTATGCATCTATCACATTCCAAAACTATTTTAGAATGTATCCAAAGCTAGCTGGAATGACAGGAACTGGTCTTACAAGTCAGGAAGAGTTTTTGAAAGTCTATGGACTTGATGTTATTGAGGTTCCAACACATCGCGCAATTTCTCGTGTAGACAAAACCGATCTTATTTTTAGAACAGAAGCTGCAAAGTTTAGAGCTATTGCAAAAAAGATTAAAGAATTGAATCAAGTAGGACAGCCTGTTTTGGTTGGTACTGTTTCAATTGAAAAAAACCAATTGCTATCAGAGTTTCTAAAGAAAGAGGGAGTTCCTCATACATTACTAAATGCAAAACCAGAATTTGCAGAGAAAGAAGGAGAAACAGTGGCTCAGGCCGGAAAGAAGGGTGCTGTTACTATTGCAACAAACATGGCTGGACGTGGGGTTGATATTAAACTAGGAGGAGCACCGGGATCAAAGGATTTATATGAAGAAATAAAATCAGTTGGGGGGTTGTATATAATCGGAACAGAAAGACATGAAGCCAGAAGAATTGATAATCAATTAAGAGGAAGAGCTGGAAGACAAGGGGATCCAGGCGAAACTCAATTCTACGTTTCTTTTGAAGATGACTTGATGAGAATTTTTGCAAACGATTTTCTTAACAGTGCATTGGATAAATTGGGAATAGAAGAAGACCAACCGATTGAAACAAGAATTGTGTCAAAACAACTTGAAAGTGCTCAAAGAAAGATTGAGGGTATTCACTTTGATTCCAGAAAACATACTCTTCAATATGACGATGTTTTAAATCAACAAAGAAGTAAGGTATATTCAAGAAGAAAGAGAATTGTTCTATCAACTCCCGAGGAAGTAGAAACAGAGCTTGCAATTTTCTTGACAACATCAACAGACGAGGAAAAAATGGCAATAGAAAATAGACGTGCTCAATTTAAAGGACAAGCTATTGCAAATGGGTTTGCAGAAGCAGATGCTGAGAAACCTTTCTTGTATACTGCTAGAAATATAATTCTACAAACAATAGACCTGTTCTGGGTAGATCACCTAGAGATGATGGAGTACTTGCGTTCAAGTGTGTCGCTTAGAGCGTATGGACAAAGAGATCCTCTTGTTGAGTACAAAACTGAGGGACTAAGAATGTATAAGGATATGGAGCTTGGTGTTTCTGGAGAGATCACGAGACTGCTTCAATTGGTGAGTGGAGAAATAACAGTAAATAATACACCTGTAAAGACTGTTGGATTAAGAGCTGATAATACATTAGAGGATCAATCTCAATCTCAAGGAGTTTACTCTGGTGATGTATCAAATGCCGCAAACTTTGTTGCGTCTTCTGCTCATGGAGCTGATAAGGTTGGAAGAAATGATCCATGTCCATGCGGCTCTGGAAAGAAATACAAAAAATGTCACGGTCAATAGAGTTTCAAACATGTCTAAACGAGTAATAATTACAGGTGGTGCAGGCTTCATAGGTTCACATACTGTAGAAGAGTTTCTTTTACATGACTATGAGGTTGTTGTAATAGATAATTTGAGCTCAGGACTGAAAAAAAACCTAGAAAATGTTTCCGAAAAAATTAAATTTGTCGAAGGGGATATTCGCGACAAATCGTTGTTAACTGAAAATATAAGAAAAGGGGATATTGTGGTACATTTGGCTGGTTTTATATCTGTACCAGATAGCATTCTAAGACCAGAGGAGTCACATGATATAAATGTAAATGGTACAAATACATTGTATGTTGTAGCAAAAGATATGGGTGCAAAGAGAGTTGTTACAGCTTCATCTGCAGCAATATATGGCGAGCCGGAAATGATACCTCAAAATGAAAATAATAGTTTGAAATCTTTCTCTCCGTATGCGTTACATAAAACTATTATAGAAAAATATGCGGAATTATACTCTAGAATTTTTTGCGTAGAGCACGTAGCAATGAGATTTTTTAATGTATATGGTCCAAGGCAGGCATCATCAGGCGGTTACGCTGCTGTAATTCCAATATTCATGGAAAAAATTAAAAATGACATACCTGCTGAAATAAATGGCGATGGAAGTGCTGTGCGTGATTTTATATATGTTAAGGATGTAGCGAGGGTTTTACGTCTTGCTGCTGAATTTGAAATGACTAAGGATGTTAGTAATTCTGCTGTTCCAGCTGTGCTTTTTAATTATTTCAATATAGCAACAGGTAAACCATCAACTATAAATGAGCTTTGGTCTAATCTTTGTAAGATTATGGACAAGGATATACAGCCAATTTATAAACCATTTAGGATAGGGGATGTACATACTAGTTTAGCGGATGTTTCAAAAGCAAAAGAGATGCTTAAGTTTGAGGCAGAGACATCTTTTTTTGATGGTTTGAAAAGTATGTTATAGAAACCCTTATTTAAATAACTCTAGGTTTGTTGGGTAGTTAATTGTGACGCAAGACCTAAAACTTTTTTTATTGTATAATATCAAC
Protein-coding sequences here:
- a CDS encoding putative glycoside hydrolase, whose protein sequence is MNSKKRTNSSKNLKYIKHLLGGKNVPFILGGLFLLTIVLFVLPNILSVTFDASHMKAKVSDSVSASALGQSASTSSDTNQVLSASAIASSSSIIAFDPNSSIIQTQAGATHLKTPVALKAVYMSSWVAGSNDFKNRIKKMIADSELNAVVIDFKDSTGMLSAKTGVPEIDNEGCTENRISDIKGLIKEFHDLNIYVIARVAVFQDSCLAKKHPEYSVKRKSDGLIWKDRKGMSWMYAGSKEVWDYNIKIARVAYSIGFDEVNLDYIRFPSDGNMKDLSYPVAIVNDPIAQKPKPAVVKAPKVSTKAGTKISNKASVIVAVAATTTELIPITEATVISTTTIAYDDLSLNTRANILSRFFTYMDGELRKSGDNRPKISADVFGMVATNTDDLGIGQLLEKILPHVDYVSPMVYPSHFGPGWNGYTKPATRPYDVIFVSMSKAVARAKAIGQDPLKLRPWLQDFNMGATYTPAMVKAQITAAYDAGLTSWMMWDPGNKYSSTKPILLQK
- a CDS encoding alpha-1,2-fucosyltransferase encodes the protein MITVKLKGGLGNQLFQYAYGRAVSLKLETPLILDVSGYDNQSEIDTERELQINCFNLQASISNDVNDSNISLFKRLYEKAKNAIKNTANPYNGYIFTPENLDIKDGSHVEGFWQSEKYFSNIETILRSDLTLKEKLGEKAKLFRDRIKQVADNGGVSASVHIRRCDYTTNKYAAAYHGALDMTYYQRAISTLQAKLCGKQLVLFVFSDDISWVKENLKTDVPFVCVSRPEILDHEELILMGYCNHNIIANSSFSWWGAWLNPKKDKIVIAPKRWVKDSRANTNDVTPLGWIKI
- a CDS encoding O-antigen ligase family protein, yielding MNKTNSSICEFLKYAIIGLVFLVPFADLVISESLYFPFITGKGFVARAIVLVIALLYTSLVIRDRSYLPKKTPVVWAATTFILVLLASTINSIDPWKSFWSNQERMEGFVTLAEMFVLFIVSTGVFSNVFARTSKEKGISTASPSDFGVWKWFLNTMLALSVIMGIYAFSKMQNADDRIFGTLGNSSYLGGYAMAHFFLAMYLAIDVIKRMSLSLRKIPVKARENFIFIDVFLSLIYVAVGIFNLAVMYQTGTRGSFVGLVAGLFITAVIWAIAERKLPIFRWIGIVSLVIVVAIVAFLGVNKNSNFVKTNNQLNRFAQLITWDVSKVLSDQGHSRTMLWKMSYEGVKERPLLGWGQDNFPYVFAKYYDPAMYAQESWFDRTHDVFFDWLIAAGFLGLLSYLALFLSAIYTLWKKINDDWSVTERAVITGMLIAYFVHNIFVFDNLASYIFFFTILAFINTRGQGNIESKSIPLVKGNSVWILDVVAVILTGYVIWIAVLSPYNSSGQLIQSMQDKQQTLVGGKAQIVAADPKVRFGLIKDVLSANNLTRSEARERLVDISVAAITQSAKTDPAFAKEVYDYTVDQYGKEFAASKMDPRPYFFYSIFQQKLGMNAGALETIKKAVDLSPTKQSFLYTEGQLLMTLNRRDESTEVFRKAYELDKTNVDALKYYAYSLIENNKAGDIDALLNEQVKIDPTFKNDSVWADPMVLQALLDTKSFEKAISIAKQRIVNNPQDIQAVISLSAIYLKAGDRYASIEELKKIKALKPEYTADVDKYIKDIQDGKDPSSQQTQ
- the secA gene encoding preprotein translocase subunit SecA, with translation MSIISDLFSISKKQVAKYRKIVDIINGFEPSIQALSDEELKAKTEEFRNRLNGGAVLNDILPEAFAVVREASHRTLGQRHYDVQLIGGLVLHNGNIAEMKTGEGKTLMATLAAYLNAVSGKGVHVVTVNDYLARRDAAWMGEIYYALGLSTGVVNEGESYLYDPAAVVERLGEEAEEKLEKKEDEVGAFKIVYELLRPTDKKSAYLADITYGTNNQFGFDYLRDNLEQRPDDLRQREFNYAIVDEVDSILIDESRTPLIIASPYADSGNLYVTFAELSKHLEKDVHYVVDEKFKTISVTDAGIDAAEKSLGVTNIYSEGGVKYVHHMETAIRAKALFHRDVDYIVKDNEVMIVDPSTGRLQPGRRWSEGLHQAIEAKEGVEIKKESRTYASITFQNYFRMYPKLAGMTGTGLTSQEEFLKVYGLDVIEVPTHRAISRVDKTDLIFRTEAAKFRAIAKKIKELNQVGQPVLVGTVSIEKNQLLSEFLKKEGVPHTLLNAKPEFAEKEGETVAQAGKKGAVTIATNMAGRGVDIKLGGAPGSKDLYEEIKSVGGLYIIGTERHEARRIDNQLRGRAGRQGDPGETQFYVSFEDDLMRIFANDFLNSALDKLGIEEDQPIETRIVSKQLESAQRKIEGIHFDSRKHTLQYDDVLNQQRSKVYSRRKRIVLSTPEEVETELAIFLTTSTDEEKMAIENRRAQFKGQAIANGFAEADAEKPFLYTARNIILQTIDLFWVDHLEMMEYLRSSVSLRAYGQRDPLVEYKTEGLRMYKDMELGVSGEITRLLQLVSGEITVNNTPVKTVGLRADNTLEDQSQSQGVYSGDVSNAANFVASSAHGADKVGRNDPCPCGSGKKYKKCHGQ
- a CDS encoding SDR family NAD(P)-dependent oxidoreductase, whose translation is MSKRVIITGGAGFIGSHTVEEFLLHDYEVVVIDNLSSGLKKNLENVSEKIKFVEGDIRDKSLLTENIRKGDIVVHLAGFISVPDSILRPEESHDINVNGTNTLYVVAKDMGAKRVVTASSAAIYGEPEMIPQNENNSLKSFSPYALHKTIIEKYAELYSRIFCVEHVAMRFFNVYGPRQASSGGYAAVIPIFMEKIKNDIPAEINGDGSAVRDFIYVKDVARVLRLAAEFEMTKDVSNSAVPAVLFNYFNIATGKPSTINELWSNLCKIMDKDIQPIYKPFRIGDVHTSLADVSKAKEMLKFEAETSFFDGLKSML